A region from the Aphis gossypii isolate Hap1 chromosome 1, ASM2018417v2, whole genome shotgun sequence genome encodes:
- the LOC114121631 gene encoding UDP-glucosyltransferase 2-like isoform X1, protein MSKFAVLLITFCTSITSLHWMSTCSAANILAVETVPGKSHWNVMRSVLRALTDSGHTVTVFTPFVDGDRDGYSEVDVSNLTKPIVEVDSTSLIEMTSSKRHMLGIMSNATRADCDTIYEHPQMTAILDGTVTSRIDLVVTEPCMSECVAYVATMLRVPMVYVVPAPIATFLERLMTGHVPNPAVTGHVMSDRVVPKTFAERWANIVLTVYCSTVTWYNELRLQWTAPRLYDAVELAKPSVIFTNTHFITEPARPLTPDVVQIGGIHLTPPKPIPKDILEFIEDAPHGVIYFTFGSVVSMSTLPENVQSAFREALAQVPQKVLWKYEGDMKDKPKNVMTRKWFPQRDILSHPNVKLFISHGGISGVYEAVDAGVPVLGFPVFYDQPRNIDSLVNAGMAICMDLLSVTKEKFLNAVLEIIKNDRYQKNAKSVSERFKDRPMSPAESVVYWTEYVLRHNGAPHLKSQALNLTWYQYYLVDVIITFLFLIFVVLFITYYCLKIIYKYIFNYFQIVKAKRE, encoded by the exons ATGTCGAAATTCGCTGTGCTGTTGATTACGTTTTGTACGTCCATCACATCGTTGCATTGGATGTCAACCTGCAGTGCCGCTAACATATTGGCGGTGGAAACCGTCCCGGGAAAAAGTCACTGGAACGTGATGCGATCGGTGCTACGTGCTCTGACGGACAGCGGCCACACGGTGACCGTCTTCACGCCGTTCGTGGACGGTGACCGGGACGGTTACTCCGAGGTGGACGTATCAAACCTGACGAAACCCATCGTCGAAGTGGACTCGACATCACTGATCGAAATGACCAGCAGCAAGCGACATATGTTGGGGATCATGTCGAACGCGACTCGGGCGGATTGTGACACGATTTACGAACATCCGCAGATGACGGCTATCCTGGACGGGACGGTTACGAGCCGAATCGACTTGGTAGTGACTGAACCGTGTATGTCCGAGTGTGTGGCATATGTGGCCACCATGCTACGCGTGCCAATGGTTTATGTGGTTCCGGCACCGATCGCCACGTTCTTGGAACGTCTGATGACTGGACACGTCCCTAACCCCGCTGTTACGGGGCACGTGATGTCTGATCGAGTGGTTCCCAAAACGTTTGCAGAGCGATGGGCTAACATTGTGCTGACCGTCTACTGTTCGACGGTGACGTGGTACAACGAGCTTCGGCTACAGTGGACTGCCCCACGACTGTACGACGCCGTAGAACTGGCAAAACCATCGGTTATTTTCACTAACACGCATTTCATCACCGAACCAGCTCGTCCTCTGACTCCAGATGTCGTCCAAATCGGTGGCATACATCTGACCCCTCCCAAACCAATACCGAAG GACATTTTAGAATTCATCGAAGACGCACCTCATGGAGTGATTTACTTCACGTTCGGTTCGGTGGTTTCAATGTCAACGTTACCAGAAAACGTTCAAAGCGCATTCCGAGAGGCTCTTGCTCAGGTTCCACAAAAAGTGTTATGGAAATATGAAGGCGATATGAAAGACAAACCGAAAAATGTGATGACAAGGAAATGGTTTCCGCAACGTGACATTCTTT CACATCCCAATGTGAAACTGTTTATTAGTCATGGAGGCATATCTGGAGTCTACGAAGCCGTGGACGCAGGTGTTCCTGTACTTGGATTTCCTGTTTTTTACGATCAACCAAGAAATATTGACAGTTTGGTCAATGCCGGTATGGCGATCTGTATGGACTTGTTATCTGTTACCAAAGAGAAATTTTTAAACGCCGTATTAGAGATAATCAAAAACGATAG GTATCAGAAAAATGCTAAAAGCGTTTCCGAACGGTTCAAAGATCGACCCATGTCACCAGCAGAATCAGTAGTTTATTGGACAGAGTACGTTTTACGTCATAATGGTGCTCCACATTTAAAATCTCAAGCTTTAAATCTTACGtggtatcaatattatttagttgatgtaattatcacatttttgttccttatttttgttgttttgttcataacttattattgcttaaaaattatttataaatatatttttaattattttcaaattgtgaAAGCAAAAcgtgaataa
- the LOC114121631 gene encoding UDP-glucosyltransferase 2-like isoform X3, with product MSKFAVLLITFCTSITSLHWMSTCSAANILAVETVPGKSHWNVMRSVLRALTDSGHTVTVFTPFVDGDRDGYSEVDVSNLTKPIVEVDSTSLIEMTSSKRHMLGIMSNATRADCDTIYEHPQMTAILDGTVTSRIDLVVTEPCMSECVAYVATMLRVPMVYVVPAPIATFLERLMTGHVPNPAVTGHVMSDRVVPKTFAERWANIVLTVYCSTVTWYNELRLQWTAPRLYDAVELAKPSVIFTNTHFITEPARPLTPDVVQIGGIHLTPPKPIPKDILEFIEDAPHGVIYFTFGSVVSMSTLPENVQSAFREALAQVPQKVLWKYEGDMKDKPKNVMTRKWFPQRDILSHPNVKLFISHGGISGVYEAVDAGVPVLGFPVFYDQPRNIDSLVNAGMAICMDLLSVTKEKFLNAVLEIIKNDRYQKNAKSVSERFKDRPMSPAESVVYWTEYVLRHNGAPHLKSQALNLTWYQYYLVDVLTAI from the exons ATGTCGAAATTCGCTGTGCTGTTGATTACGTTTTGTACGTCCATCACATCGTTGCATTGGATGTCAACCTGCAGTGCCGCTAACATATTGGCGGTGGAAACCGTCCCGGGAAAAAGTCACTGGAACGTGATGCGATCGGTGCTACGTGCTCTGACGGACAGCGGCCACACGGTGACCGTCTTCACGCCGTTCGTGGACGGTGACCGGGACGGTTACTCCGAGGTGGACGTATCAAACCTGACGAAACCCATCGTCGAAGTGGACTCGACATCACTGATCGAAATGACCAGCAGCAAGCGACATATGTTGGGGATCATGTCGAACGCGACTCGGGCGGATTGTGACACGATTTACGAACATCCGCAGATGACGGCTATCCTGGACGGGACGGTTACGAGCCGAATCGACTTGGTAGTGACTGAACCGTGTATGTCCGAGTGTGTGGCATATGTGGCCACCATGCTACGCGTGCCAATGGTTTATGTGGTTCCGGCACCGATCGCCACGTTCTTGGAACGTCTGATGACTGGACACGTCCCTAACCCCGCTGTTACGGGGCACGTGATGTCTGATCGAGTGGTTCCCAAAACGTTTGCAGAGCGATGGGCTAACATTGTGCTGACCGTCTACTGTTCGACGGTGACGTGGTACAACGAGCTTCGGCTACAGTGGACTGCCCCACGACTGTACGACGCCGTAGAACTGGCAAAACCATCGGTTATTTTCACTAACACGCATTTCATCACCGAACCAGCTCGTCCTCTGACTCCAGATGTCGTCCAAATCGGTGGCATACATCTGACCCCTCCCAAACCAATACCGAAG GACATTTTAGAATTCATCGAAGACGCACCTCATGGAGTGATTTACTTCACGTTCGGTTCGGTGGTTTCAATGTCAACGTTACCAGAAAACGTTCAAAGCGCATTCCGAGAGGCTCTTGCTCAGGTTCCACAAAAAGTGTTATGGAAATATGAAGGCGATATGAAAGACAAACCGAAAAATGTGATGACAAGGAAATGGTTTCCGCAACGTGACATTCTTT CACATCCCAATGTGAAACTGTTTATTAGTCATGGAGGCATATCTGGAGTCTACGAAGCCGTGGACGCAGGTGTTCCTGTACTTGGATTTCCTGTTTTTTACGATCAACCAAGAAATATTGACAGTTTGGTCAATGCCGGTATGGCGATCTGTATGGACTTGTTATCTGTTACCAAAGAGAAATTTTTAAACGCCGTATTAGAGATAATCAAAAACGATAG GTATCAGAAAAATGCTAAAAGCGTTTCCGAACGGTTCAAAGATCGACCCATGTCACCAGCAGAATCAGTAGTTTATTGGACAGAGTACGTTTTACGTCATAATGGTGCTCCACATTTAAAATCTCAAGCTTTAAATCTTACGtggtatcaatattatttagttgat
- the LOC114121631 gene encoding UDP-glucosyltransferase 2-like isoform X2 — translation MSKFAVLLITFCTSITSLHWMSTCSAANILAVETVPGKSHWNVMRSVLRALTDSGHTVTVFTPFVDGDRDGYSEVDVSNLTKPIVEVDSTSLIEMTSSKRHMLGIMSNATRADCDTIYEHPQMTAILDGTVTSRIDLVVTEPCMSECVAYVATMLRVPMVYVVPAPIATFLERLMTGHVPNPAVTGHVMSDRVVPKTFAERWANIVLTVYCSTVTWYNELRLQWTAPRLYDAVELAKPSVIFTNTHFITEPARPLTPDVVQIGGIHLTPPKPIPKDILEFIEDAPHGVIYFTFGSVVSMSTLPENVQSAFREALAQVPQKVLWKYEGDMKDKPKNVMTRKWFPQRDILSHPNVKLFISHGGISGVYEAVDAGVPVLGFPVFYDQPRNIDSLVNAGMAICMDLLSVTKEKFLNAVLEIIKNDRYQKNAKSVSERFKDRPMSPAESVVYWTEYVLRHNGAPHLKSQALNLTWYQYYLVDLSEKC, via the exons ATGTCGAAATTCGCTGTGCTGTTGATTACGTTTTGTACGTCCATCACATCGTTGCATTGGATGTCAACCTGCAGTGCCGCTAACATATTGGCGGTGGAAACCGTCCCGGGAAAAAGTCACTGGAACGTGATGCGATCGGTGCTACGTGCTCTGACGGACAGCGGCCACACGGTGACCGTCTTCACGCCGTTCGTGGACGGTGACCGGGACGGTTACTCCGAGGTGGACGTATCAAACCTGACGAAACCCATCGTCGAAGTGGACTCGACATCACTGATCGAAATGACCAGCAGCAAGCGACATATGTTGGGGATCATGTCGAACGCGACTCGGGCGGATTGTGACACGATTTACGAACATCCGCAGATGACGGCTATCCTGGACGGGACGGTTACGAGCCGAATCGACTTGGTAGTGACTGAACCGTGTATGTCCGAGTGTGTGGCATATGTGGCCACCATGCTACGCGTGCCAATGGTTTATGTGGTTCCGGCACCGATCGCCACGTTCTTGGAACGTCTGATGACTGGACACGTCCCTAACCCCGCTGTTACGGGGCACGTGATGTCTGATCGAGTGGTTCCCAAAACGTTTGCAGAGCGATGGGCTAACATTGTGCTGACCGTCTACTGTTCGACGGTGACGTGGTACAACGAGCTTCGGCTACAGTGGACTGCCCCACGACTGTACGACGCCGTAGAACTGGCAAAACCATCGGTTATTTTCACTAACACGCATTTCATCACCGAACCAGCTCGTCCTCTGACTCCAGATGTCGTCCAAATCGGTGGCATACATCTGACCCCTCCCAAACCAATACCGAAG GACATTTTAGAATTCATCGAAGACGCACCTCATGGAGTGATTTACTTCACGTTCGGTTCGGTGGTTTCAATGTCAACGTTACCAGAAAACGTTCAAAGCGCATTCCGAGAGGCTCTTGCTCAGGTTCCACAAAAAGTGTTATGGAAATATGAAGGCGATATGAAAGACAAACCGAAAAATGTGATGACAAGGAAATGGTTTCCGCAACGTGACATTCTTT CACATCCCAATGTGAAACTGTTTATTAGTCATGGAGGCATATCTGGAGTCTACGAAGCCGTGGACGCAGGTGTTCCTGTACTTGGATTTCCTGTTTTTTACGATCAACCAAGAAATATTGACAGTTTGGTCAATGCCGGTATGGCGATCTGTATGGACTTGTTATCTGTTACCAAAGAGAAATTTTTAAACGCCGTATTAGAGATAATCAAAAACGATAG GTATCAGAAAAATGCTAAAAGCGTTTCCGAACGGTTCAAAGATCGACCCATGTCACCAGCAGAATCAGTAGTTTATTGGACAGAGTACGTTTTACGTCATAATGGTGCTCCACATTTAAAATCTCAAGCTTTAAATCTTACGtggtatcaatattatttagttgat